A genomic segment from Bradyrhizobium diazoefficiens USDA 110 encodes:
- a CDS encoding 4Fe-4S binding protein has translation MRLDTAAIRRGCPNCEIRSFRHLCGAELDHFRNAAKADGPLTVACTQQAAQFTHEIGERPGGITFVNIRETAGWSRDGANAGAKMAALLAAAAIPAPDFPLVTLSSDGIILINGRDEAAIEAGRLLADHLDVTVMLMQPADVTPPAAAVFPIVKGKIRNARGHFGAFELTIDDYAQPRPSSRDRFVFEAPRNGATSRCDLVLDLSGEPPLFPAHDLRDGYLRADPRDPAAVLRAVLAARDLVGNFDKPRYVDFTPSLCAHSRSKLTGCHRCLDLCPTGAITPDGDHVAVNADVCAGCGQCAAACPTGAASYALPPADTQLQMLRAMLLAYREAGGTHPVLLLHDGAHGTPLIDALARHGDGLPANVLPLAVNELTQVGLEAVIGAFAYGAAAVRFLLRAKPRHGVTGLLQTIVMAETILAGLGFEGRRVATIETDDPDTLADHLTGIGPLAGLENPATFRTVGKRGDLLRFGLSELHRLAPRPVDVIALPEGAPIGAITVDTGGCTLCLSCVSACPTGALRADPERPVLKFVEDACVQCGLCQSTCPEKVITLTPQIDFRARRAQAQVIKEEEPALCVRCGTPFGVKSTIDRIATKLEGHHWMYPTGDRRTEALRMCADCRVIVMSEQQFDPIQDVPERAPPRTTDDYLRQRENKD, from the coding sequence ATGCGCCTCGACACGGCTGCGATCCGGCGAGGATGCCCCAACTGCGAGATCAGAAGCTTTCGCCATCTCTGCGGCGCGGAGCTCGATCATTTCCGCAACGCGGCAAAGGCCGATGGCCCGCTGACGGTCGCCTGCACGCAGCAGGCTGCGCAATTCACCCATGAGATCGGCGAACGCCCTGGCGGGATCACCTTCGTCAACATCCGCGAGACGGCGGGCTGGTCGCGCGACGGTGCGAACGCGGGCGCGAAGATGGCGGCGCTGCTTGCGGCAGCCGCAATTCCCGCACCGGACTTTCCGCTGGTCACATTGTCGAGTGACGGCATCATCCTGATCAATGGCCGCGACGAAGCCGCGATCGAAGCCGGGCGGCTGCTCGCAGACCATCTCGACGTCACGGTCATGCTCATGCAGCCGGCAGACGTTACGCCGCCTGCCGCGGCAGTGTTTCCGATCGTCAAAGGCAAGATCCGCAATGCGCGGGGACATTTTGGCGCATTCGAGCTCACGATCGACGACTACGCGCAACCGCGCCCCTCTTCGCGCGACCGCTTCGTGTTCGAGGCCCCGCGCAACGGGGCGACCTCGCGCTGCGATCTGGTGCTCGACCTCTCCGGCGAGCCACCGCTGTTTCCGGCGCACGACCTGCGGGACGGCTATCTCCGCGCCGATCCGAGAGATCCGGCGGCGGTGCTGCGCGCGGTGCTTGCCGCTCGCGATCTCGTCGGAAATTTCGACAAGCCGAGATATGTCGACTTCACGCCCAGCCTCTGCGCGCATTCGCGCTCGAAGCTGACCGGATGCCATCGCTGCCTTGACTTATGCCCGACCGGCGCGATTACGCCGGACGGCGACCATGTCGCTGTCAACGCAGACGTCTGCGCAGGTTGTGGGCAATGCGCGGCCGCCTGCCCCACGGGCGCTGCATCCTACGCGCTGCCGCCGGCCGACACCCAGTTGCAGATGCTTCGCGCCATGTTGCTCGCCTATCGCGAAGCCGGCGGCACGCATCCGGTGCTGCTGCTGCATGACGGCGCGCACGGCACGCCGCTGATCGATGCGCTCGCCCGTCATGGCGACGGATTGCCAGCCAACGTGCTGCCCCTCGCCGTCAACGAGTTGACGCAGGTCGGCCTAGAGGCCGTTATCGGCGCATTCGCGTATGGCGCGGCGGCCGTGCGGTTTCTCCTGCGCGCCAAGCCGCGACACGGCGTGACCGGATTGCTGCAGACGATCGTCATGGCCGAGACCATTCTCGCCGGGCTCGGATTTGAGGGCCGACGCGTGGCCACGATCGAAACCGACGATCCCGACACGCTGGCTGATCATCTGACGGGGATTGGTCCCCTCGCCGGCCTCGAAAATCCTGCGACTTTCCGGACGGTCGGCAAGCGCGGCGATCTGCTTCGCTTTGGCCTGAGTGAATTGCATCGCCTCGCGCCCAGGCCGGTCGACGTGATCGCCTTGCCCGAGGGCGCACCGATCGGTGCGATCACCGTTGACACCGGCGGTTGCACGCTATGCTTGTCCTGTGTTTCGGCCTGCCCGACCGGCGCGCTTCGCGCCGATCCCGAGCGTCCCGTCCTCAAATTCGTGGAGGACGCCTGCGTGCAGTGCGGTCTGTGCCAGAGCACCTGTCCTGAGAAGGTCATCACGCTCACCCCGCAGATCGACTTCCGGGCAAGGCGTGCGCAGGCGCAAGTGATCAAGGAAGAAGAACCGGCGCTGTGTGTCCGCTGCGGCACACCCTTCGGCGTGAAGAGCACGATCGATCGGATCGCGACGAAGCTCGAGGGGCACCATTGGATGTATCCCACCGGGGACCGCCGGACCGAGGCCTTGCGGATGTGCGCCGATTGCCGCGTCATTGTCATGAGCGAACAGCAGTTCGATCCGATCCAGGACGTTCCGGAACGCGCGCCACCGCGGACGACGGACGACTATCTGCGTCAACGCGAGAACAAGGACTAG
- a CDS encoding c-type cytochrome, with translation MDLTLRLATALLTASLLLPLRPAQAQLAGHGGPVRAIAVSSDGKTVLSGSFDTAAIRWSLATESAEQVLRFHSGAVNAAAFLGDGRMATAGADGQIAIWTAGGLQPDQVLEGHTGPIVGLVVSPDTSKLASASWDHTVRISSLSDGGTRVLQGHSQSVNGVAFAPDGKSLVSVGYDLTVRIWPLAGGSPEIVVMPAPLNAVAISPDGEIVTGAADGKLRMMTADGKENGEVMAGARPIVALAISQDGALIATGAIDGTVAIVDRKARSVMRTLAGLGAPVWSVAFLPDGATLLTGGADGKIRRWNALTGAAIGSNVLGTPADPLAAYVGDHGAEMFRACVACHTLSENEVQRAGPTLAGLFGRKIASLPGYRFTDALKAMDIVWTPETVSKLFEIGPNAYTPGTKMPEQRIGSAEDRRALTDFLARATSK, from the coding sequence ATGGATTTGACCTTGCGTCTCGCCACCGCCCTTCTGACGGCATCGCTGCTTCTTCCACTGCGGCCCGCGCAGGCGCAATTGGCGGGGCACGGCGGGCCTGTTCGCGCAATCGCCGTTTCGAGCGATGGCAAGACGGTTTTGTCGGGGAGCTTCGACACGGCAGCGATCCGATGGTCCCTGGCAACCGAGTCGGCCGAGCAGGTCCTTCGCTTCCATTCGGGTGCGGTGAACGCGGCTGCCTTCCTCGGAGACGGACGAATGGCAACGGCTGGTGCGGACGGCCAGATTGCCATCTGGACGGCGGGCGGGCTGCAGCCAGACCAGGTTCTCGAAGGTCATACGGGACCCATTGTCGGACTCGTCGTCTCGCCCGATACATCGAAGCTCGCGTCGGCCTCGTGGGACCACACCGTGCGGATTTCATCCCTGTCCGATGGTGGGACGCGCGTGCTGCAAGGTCACTCGCAAAGCGTGAACGGTGTGGCCTTTGCCCCCGATGGAAAATCGCTGGTGAGCGTTGGCTACGATCTGACGGTGCGGATCTGGCCCTTGGCAGGCGGCAGCCCCGAGATCGTTGTGATGCCGGCGCCGCTGAATGCCGTCGCCATCTCGCCTGATGGCGAAATCGTCACCGGCGCGGCAGACGGGAAGCTGCGCATGATGACCGCCGATGGCAAGGAGAACGGCGAGGTCATGGCTGGCGCCAGGCCGATCGTGGCCCTGGCGATCTCGCAAGACGGGGCTTTGATCGCCACGGGGGCAATTGACGGCACCGTTGCGATCGTCGATCGCAAGGCGCGCAGCGTGATGCGCACGCTCGCCGGGCTCGGCGCGCCGGTCTGGTCGGTCGCGTTCCTGCCTGATGGCGCGACGCTCCTGACGGGCGGTGCTGACGGCAAGATCAGGCGCTGGAACGCACTGACCGGCGCGGCGATCGGGTCGAACGTGCTGGGCACGCCGGCGGATCCGCTCGCTGCCTATGTCGGCGATCACGGCGCCGAAATGTTCAGGGCCTGCGTTGCCTGCCATACATTGTCGGAGAATGAGGTACAGCGTGCCGGGCCGACGCTTGCGGGGCTCTTCGGCCGGAAGATTGCCTCGCTGCCGGGCTATCGGTTCACCGACGCGCTCAAGGCGATGGATATCGTCTGGACGCCGGAGACCGTGTCAAAACTGTTCGAGATCGGGCCGAACGCCTACACGCCCGGCACCAAGATGCCGGAGCAGCGGATCGGCTCGGCCGAGGATCGCCGCGCGCTCACGGACTTTCTGGCGCGTGCGACGTCGAAGTAG
- a CDS encoding ATP-binding protein produces MGNAGDEDSKRGRAVAPAAAKQDLSGIGAAFAPAMIGALLSRIFNWSRSGVGPRLLAAVLLFSSIVTLMLTALQLYLDYDREVGVIETRLDEIGRSTTGSLGESLWNLDQNQLKLQLDGILRLPDIRAAEVREIADRPNPVRVAVGEPNTRSIVTRDYPLNYSVQGAARPIGVLHVEATLSEVYQQLLHRALIILASQAAKTFLVSLFIIYMFHLLVTRHLVAIADFVSKYSLVRPPPPLHLERRPPYDADELDKVIDAFNAMCANLERAYGELREANTNLEGDLKIRQRAEGDARASEQRFRDYAETASDWFWETGPDHRFTYISDRAGAFGMDHKALIGKRRTDAAFDHDAEPEKWRAHMAVLDRHEPFRKFEYRGRDMTGRVRHFSVNGQPVFAADGRFMGYRGSATDLTEQHETEERLRQSQKMDAIGQLTGGVAHDFNNVLTVITGTIEIIQEGLADRPQFAAIAQLIDDAAARGAEITSQLLTFARRQPLEPREIDVNALVVETAKLLKPILGEHIEIVTRLADDAWSAMADPSQLSSAIVNLAVNARDAMPDGGRLTLETANRELDGVRSDGDIMRGAFVMIAVTDTGHGIPADIRERVFEPFFTTKGVGRGTGLGLSMVYGFARQTGGTVAIESEEGQGTVMRLFLPRSEGEAATRTGPAQAAAAARGHETILVVEDDPLVQGYVIAQLGSLGYRTLVAGDGAAALALVDQGASFDLLFTDIIMPGGMNGRELAEAVRLRRPGARVLYTSGYTDNTIVHEGHLDPGVALLQKPYRKSELSQKIREVLAGESAA; encoded by the coding sequence ATGGGCAACGCAGGCGACGAGGATTCCAAGCGCGGCCGCGCCGTTGCCCCGGCGGCCGCGAAGCAGGATTTGAGCGGGATCGGCGCCGCGTTTGCGCCGGCGATGATCGGAGCGTTGCTGTCGCGGATTTTCAACTGGTCGCGCAGCGGCGTCGGGCCGCGCCTCCTGGCCGCCGTGCTGCTGTTCTCCTCAATCGTCACGCTGATGCTGACCGCGCTTCAGCTCTATCTCGACTATGACCGCGAGGTCGGCGTCATCGAGACGCGGCTCGACGAGATCGGCCGCAGCACCACCGGCAGCCTCGGCGAAAGCCTGTGGAATCTCGACCAAAACCAGCTCAAGCTCCAGCTCGACGGCATCCTGCGGCTGCCCGACATCCGCGCCGCCGAGGTGCGCGAGATCGCTGATCGCCCCAATCCGGTCCGTGTCGCGGTCGGCGAGCCGAACACCCGTTCGATCGTCACGCGCGATTACCCGCTGAACTACTCCGTGCAGGGCGCCGCGCGCCCGATCGGCGTGCTCCATGTCGAGGCGACGCTGAGCGAGGTCTATCAGCAATTGCTGCACCGTGCCCTGATCATCCTGGCAAGCCAGGCGGCGAAGACGTTCCTCGTCTCGCTGTTCATCATCTACATGTTCCATCTCCTGGTGACGCGGCACCTTGTCGCCATCGCCGACTTCGTCAGCAAGTACAGCCTGGTGCGGCCGCCGCCGCCTTTGCACCTGGAGCGCCGGCCGCCCTACGATGCGGACGAACTGGACAAGGTGATCGACGCCTTCAACGCCATGTGCGCCAATCTCGAGCGGGCCTATGGCGAGCTGCGCGAGGCCAATACGAATCTCGAGGGCGACCTGAAAATCCGCCAGCGCGCCGAAGGCGACGCGCGCGCGAGCGAGCAGCGCTTCCGTGACTATGCCGAGACCGCGTCCGACTGGTTCTGGGAGACCGGGCCGGATCATCGGTTCACCTACATATCCGACCGCGCAGGGGCCTTCGGCATGGACCATAAGGCGCTGATCGGCAAGCGCCGCACCGATGCCGCCTTCGACCACGACGCCGAGCCGGAGAAATGGCGCGCGCACATGGCGGTGCTGGATCGCCACGAGCCGTTCCGGAAGTTCGAGTATCGCGGCCGCGATATGACCGGACGCGTGCGCCATTTCAGCGTCAACGGCCAGCCGGTATTCGCGGCCGACGGACGCTTCATGGGTTATCGCGGCTCCGCCACCGACCTCACTGAGCAGCACGAGACCGAGGAACGGCTTCGCCAATCCCAGAAGATGGACGCGATCGGCCAGCTCACCGGCGGCGTCGCGCACGACTTCAACAACGTGCTCACCGTCATCACCGGCACCATCGAGATCATCCAGGAAGGGCTTGCGGACAGGCCCCAGTTCGCCGCGATCGCGCAGCTCATCGACGATGCGGCCGCGCGTGGCGCCGAGATTACCTCGCAGCTGCTGACCTTCGCGCGCCGCCAGCCGCTGGAGCCGCGCGAGATCGACGTCAACGCTCTCGTGGTCGAGACGGCGAAGCTGCTGAAGCCGATCCTGGGCGAGCATATCGAGATCGTGACCCGGCTCGCGGACGACGCCTGGTCCGCGATGGCGGATCCGTCGCAGCTCTCGTCCGCGATCGTCAATCTCGCCGTCAACGCGCGTGACGCGATGCCGGACGGCGGCAGGCTCACGCTCGAGACCGCGAACCGGGAGCTTGACGGCGTGCGCAGCGACGGCGACATCATGCGCGGCGCCTTCGTGATGATTGCGGTGACCGATACCGGCCACGGCATCCCGGCCGACATCCGCGAGCGCGTGTTCGAGCCGTTCTTCACCACCAAGGGGGTCGGCCGCGGCACTGGGCTCGGGCTGAGCATGGTCTACGGCTTTGCCCGCCAGACCGGCGGCACCGTCGCGATCGAGAGCGAGGAGGGACAAGGCACGGTGATGCGGTTGTTCCTGCCACGATCGGAGGGCGAGGCGGCAACCAGGACGGGACCGGCTCAGGCGGCCGCCGCGGCGCGCGGGCACGAGACGATACTCGTGGTCGAGGACGATCCGCTGGTGCAGGGCTATGTCATCGCCCAGCTCGGGAGCCTCGGCTATCGCACGCTCGTGGCCGGCGACGGCGCAGCCGCCCTCGCGCTGGTCGACCAGGGCGCCAGTTTCGACCTGCTGTTCACGGACATCATCATGCCCGGCGGCATGAACGGGCGGGAACTGGCCGAAGCCGTCCGGCTCCGGCGGCCGGGGGCGAGGGTGCTCTACACCTCCGGCTATACCGACAACACCATCGTCCACGAAGGACATCTCGATCCCGGCGTGGCGCTGCTTCAGAAGCCATACCGGAAGTCGGAGCTGTCGCAGAAGATCCGCGAGGTGCTTGCGGGCGAGTCGGCCGCCTGA
- a CDS encoding substrate-binding periplasmic protein — MWRMAIACLSLLAAGPTQAQELIRLARITDIPDQYVGGEMLRAVYAKLSIRLEFEDVPGKRALALSSAGEVDGEIQRIGTLSRDYPTLIQVTPAINYIEPTVFTTKLRFDVAGWNSIRDYNIGIVRGVGSSEAGTRDMARVTATTSLENMIQMLDADRFDVMVTDLFSGLVAVRKLNLQARIYPLSPPLERIHIYHYLHERHRDLVPKVGKVIAQMEASGELAALREALVKQVLSAP, encoded by the coding sequence ATGTGGCGGATGGCCATCGCCTGCCTGTCGTTGCTCGCAGCCGGTCCAACGCAGGCGCAGGAGCTGATCCGGCTGGCGCGCATCACGGACATCCCCGATCAATATGTCGGCGGCGAGATGCTGCGGGCCGTCTACGCCAAGCTCAGCATCAGGCTCGAATTCGAGGACGTCCCCGGCAAGCGGGCACTCGCGCTGTCGAGCGCCGGCGAGGTCGACGGCGAAATCCAGCGGATCGGAACGCTCTCGCGCGACTACCCGACGCTGATCCAGGTCACGCCGGCGATCAACTACATCGAGCCCACGGTGTTCACGACGAAACTGCGTTTCGACGTCGCCGGCTGGAATTCGATCAGGGACTACAACATCGGCATCGTCCGCGGCGTCGGCTCGTCGGAGGCCGGCACCCGCGACATGGCCCGTGTCACGGCGACCACCAGCCTCGAGAACATGATCCAGATGCTCGATGCCGACCGTTTCGACGTGATGGTCACCGACCTCTTCAGTGGACTCGTCGCGGTGAGGAAGCTCAATCTCCAGGCCAGGATCTACCCGCTCTCCCCGCCGCTCGAGCGCATCCACATCTACCACTACCTGCACGAACGTCATCGCGATCTGGTGCCGAAGGTCGGCAAGGTGATCGCGCAGATGGAGGCGAGCGGTGAGCTGGCGGCGCTGCGTGAGGCCCTCGTCAAGCAGGTCCTGAGCGCGCCGTAA
- a CDS encoding YciI family protein, which produces MLYAILAYHVEDEILSWTPEEDAAVVAKVIEVQAPLRASGHLGPAARLDETRKARTLRGPGAGVVMDGPFAETKEQLLGFHLVEYDTDDEAIAAARKLRQVNPSAVYEIRPVKLYVPADGFGAT; this is translated from the coding sequence ATGCTCTACGCCATCCTGGCCTATCACGTGGAAGACGAGATCTTGTCCTGGACTCCGGAGGAGGACGCCGCGGTCGTGGCCAAGGTCATCGAGGTTCAGGCGCCCCTCAGGGCAAGCGGACACCTTGGGCCGGCCGCCCGTCTGGACGAGACCCGAAAGGCCCGCACCTTGCGCGGCCCCGGCGCGGGCGTGGTGATGGACGGCCCGTTTGCCGAGACCAAGGAGCAGCTTCTGGGCTTCCACCTCGTGGAATACGACACGGATGACGAGGCGATCGCGGCGGCACGGAAGCTGCGTCAGGTCAATCCGAGTGCGGTCTACGAAATCCGCCCGGTCAAGCTTTATGTGCCGGCCGACGGGTTCGGCGCGACATAA
- a CDS encoding TMEM175 family protein produces the protein MTELKPDQFEMRRLESLSNTIFGVAMTLLAYDLPKAAVFTGAPGWSDLAHVYSGKLAGFALSFIIAGVFWISHHRRLARQPVGSRGAVILNLFFLLSIVLLPVTNGLYTNYAMSSAVAVLYGLHLTAIAGLNAWLWWTILGGWRHEIMASLFPLLVFIPGTIVAAFAPHVAPFVWFIAFGGLLIQRFYSAQAEPDS, from the coding sequence ATGACCGAGCTCAAGCCCGACCAGTTCGAGATGCGGCGGCTGGAGTCGCTCAGCAACACCATCTTTGGTGTCGCCATGACGCTCCTGGCCTACGATCTGCCCAAGGCCGCCGTCTTCACCGGCGCACCCGGCTGGAGCGATCTCGCCCATGTCTATTCCGGCAAGCTTGCCGGCTTTGCGCTCAGCTTCATCATCGCCGGGGTGTTCTGGATCAGCCATCACCGGCGGCTGGCGCGCCAGCCGGTGGGCAGCCGCGGCGCGGTGATCCTCAACCTGTTCTTCCTGCTCTCGATCGTGCTGCTGCCGGTGACCAACGGCCTCTATACCAACTACGCCATGAGCAGCGCGGTTGCCGTGCTCTACGGTTTGCACCTAACCGCGATCGCCGGCCTCAATGCCTGGCTGTGGTGGACGATCCTGGGCGGCTGGCGCCATGAGATCATGGCATCGCTGTTTCCGCTGCTCGTGTTCATCCCGGGCACGATCGTGGCGGCGTTTGCGCCGCACGTCGCACCCTTCGTGTGGTTCATCGCCTTCGGCGGCCTGCTGATCCAGCGCTTCTACAGTGCGCAAGCCGAACCGGATTCGTAA
- a CDS encoding ATP-dependent helicase, whose translation MATYLDTLNAEQRRAVEHGVADGATVGAPLLVIAGAGSGKTNTLAHRVAHLIVAGADPRRILLMTFSRRAAAEMAGRVERIARKVLGENNAAIMRDALTWAGTFHGIGARLLREYAERIGVDPAFTIHDREDSADLMNLVRHERGLSKTESRFPAKGTCLSIYSRCVNAEMEIEKVLGQHYPWCVGWAAELKGLFVAYVEAKQAQHVLDYDDLLLYWSQMMSDALIAEEIGGRFDHVLVDEYQDTNRLQSSILLALKPDGRGLTVVGDDAQSIYSFRAATVRNILEFPQSFSPRAEMITLDRNYRSTQAVLAAANGVIGLARERFTKNLWTDRTSAQKPQLVTVHDEADQARYIVEEVLANREQGALLKHQAVLFRTSSHSGPLEIELTRRNIPFVKFGGLKFLDAAHVKDVLAMLRFAENPRDRVAGFRILHLLPGIGPATAQRVLDQMAESADPLAALGQLPVPPRTGADWTDFVRTTQNLRYSEWPADLERVRLWYEPHLDRIHEESETRRADLMQLEQIASGYASREKFLTELTLDPPDATSDKSGPPLRDEDYLILSTIHSAKGQEWKSVFVLNVVDGCMPSDLGAGTSAELEEERRLLYVAMTRAKDDLHLIVPQRFFTHGQAAKGDRHVYASRTRFIPEQLVYLFERTAWPKAAAGGARNAAQGPKIDIGARMRGMWR comes from the coding sequence GTGGCAACATATCTGGACACGCTCAATGCGGAGCAGCGCCGCGCCGTCGAGCATGGAGTGGCCGATGGCGCGACCGTGGGCGCGCCCCTGCTCGTCATCGCCGGCGCCGGCTCCGGCAAGACCAACACGCTGGCCCATCGCGTCGCCCATCTGATCGTTGCGGGTGCCGATCCGCGCCGCATCCTGTTGATGACATTCTCGCGCCGCGCCGCGGCCGAGATGGCCGGCCGCGTCGAGCGGATCGCCCGAAAGGTGCTCGGGGAGAACAACGCCGCGATCATGCGCGATGCGCTGACCTGGGCCGGCACGTTCCATGGCATCGGCGCGCGCCTCTTGCGCGAATATGCCGAGCGGATCGGCGTCGATCCCGCCTTCACTATCCACGACCGCGAGGATTCCGCCGACCTGATGAATTTGGTTCGGCACGAGCGCGGCCTGTCCAAGACCGAGAGCCGCTTTCCAGCCAAGGGCACGTGCCTGTCGATCTACTCCCGCTGCGTCAACGCCGAGATGGAGATCGAGAAGGTGCTGGGACAGCACTATCCCTGGTGCGTGGGCTGGGCCGCCGAGCTGAAGGGCCTGTTCGTGGCTTACGTCGAGGCCAAGCAGGCCCAGCACGTGCTCGATTACGACGACCTCCTGCTCTACTGGTCGCAGATGATGAGCGACGCGCTGATCGCCGAAGAGATCGGCGGCCGCTTCGATCACGTGCTGGTCGACGAATATCAGGACACCAACCGCCTGCAATCCTCGATCCTGCTGGCGCTGAAGCCCGACGGACGCGGCCTCACCGTGGTCGGCGACGACGCGCAGTCGATCTACTCGTTCCGCGCCGCCACCGTGCGCAACATCCTGGAGTTTCCGCAGAGCTTTTCGCCCCGCGCCGAGATGATCACGCTCGACCGCAACTACCGCTCGACGCAAGCCGTACTGGCGGCGGCCAACGGTGTCATTGGGCTCGCGCGCGAGCGATTTACCAAGAACCTCTGGACCGACCGCACCTCCGCGCAAAAGCCGCAACTCGTCACCGTGCACGACGAGGCTGACCAGGCGCGCTACATCGTCGAAGAGGTGCTGGCCAACCGCGAGCAAGGCGCGCTCTTGAAGCACCAGGCGGTGCTGTTCCGGACGTCCTCGCATTCGGGACCACTGGAAATCGAGCTGACCCGCCGCAACATCCCGTTCGTAAAGTTCGGCGGGCTGAAGTTTCTCGACGCCGCGCACGTCAAGGATGTGCTGGCGATGCTGCGCTTCGCCGAAAACCCGCGCGACCGCGTTGCGGGCTTCCGCATCCTGCATCTGTTGCCCGGCATCGGCCCCGCGACCGCGCAGCGCGTGCTCGACCAGATGGCGGAGAGCGCCGATCCGCTTGCTGCACTCGGCCAGCTCCCGGTGCCGCCGCGCACCGGCGCGGACTGGACCGACTTCGTCCGCACGACCCAGAATCTGCGCTATTCGGAATGGCCGGCGGATCTCGAGCGCGTGCGGCTCTGGTACGAGCCGCATCTCGACCGCATCCACGAGGAGTCCGAGACGCGTCGCGCCGATCTGATGCAGCTCGAGCAGATCGCGAGCGGCTACGCCTCGCGCGAGAAGTTTTTGACCGAGCTCACGCTCGATCCGCCGGACGCGACCAGCGACAAATCCGGGCCACCGCTCCGCGACGAGGACTATCTGATCCTCTCCACCATCCATTCCGCCAAGGGCCAGGAATGGAAGTCGGTATTCGTGCTCAACGTCGTCGACGGCTGCATGCCCTCCGATCTCGGTGCCGGCACCAGCGCCGAGCTCGAGGAGGAACGCCGCCTGCTCTATGTCGCGATGACGCGCGCCAAAGACGATCTCCATCTCATCGTGCCGCAGCGCTTCTTCACCCACGGCCAGGCCGCCAAGGGCGACCGCCACGTCTACGCCTCGCGCACCCGCTTCATCCCGGAGCAGCTGGTCTATCTGTTCGAGCGCACCGCCTGGCCCAAAGCCGCCGCCGGCGGAGCCCGTAACGCGGCGCAAGGGCCGAAGATCGACATCGGCGCGCGCATGCGCGGGATGTGGCGGTAA
- a CDS encoding metal-dependent hydrolase family protein, translating to MPSILFKNAALLDPLQADLMDAHHVLVEDNLIKEVSDRPLQVTADRTIDLRGKTLMPGLIDLHVHAVAVELNLAQQVHMPNVLVTLRSTLLLRGMLRRGFTTVRDAGGAGHALKQAIETGLTDGPRLFVSGRALSQTGGHGDMRARSDYLASDAPCPCCVRVGALARVADGVDGVRRAAREELQMGADQIKIMASGGVASPTDPVGAFGYSEDEIRAIVEEARGRQTYVLAHAYTAAAIARAVRCGVRTIEHGNLVDEPTARLMAEKGAYVVPTLVTYEALANEGAQYGLPPESVAKIADVRDAGLRSLAIYRDAGVKMGFGSDLLGPSQRLQSDEFRIRAEILGPRAVIASATVIGAEVLGMEGKLGRIAPEALADLLVVDGNPLRDVACLLGQGEHIPLVLKAGKVQFDRLNA from the coding sequence ATGCCCAGCATCCTCTTCAAGAACGCCGCTCTGCTCGATCCGCTCCAGGCGGACCTGATGGACGCACATCACGTGCTGGTCGAAGACAATTTGATCAAGGAGGTCTCGGACCGGCCGCTCCAGGTCACCGCCGACCGAACCATCGATCTGAGGGGCAAGACGCTGATGCCCGGTCTGATCGACCTGCATGTGCATGCGGTGGCGGTCGAGCTCAATCTGGCGCAGCAGGTGCACATGCCCAACGTGCTGGTGACGCTGCGCTCGACCCTGCTGCTGCGCGGCATGCTGCGGCGTGGCTTCACCACCGTCCGCGATGCCGGCGGCGCCGGCCATGCGCTGAAGCAGGCGATCGAGACCGGCCTCACTGACGGCCCGCGGCTGTTCGTCTCCGGCCGCGCGCTCAGCCAGACCGGCGGCCACGGCGACATGCGGGCGCGCTCGGATTATCTGGCGAGTGACGCACCATGTCCGTGCTGCGTGCGGGTCGGCGCACTGGCACGCGTCGCCGACGGCGTCGACGGCGTGCGCAGGGCCGCGCGCGAGGAGCTCCAGATGGGCGCCGACCAGATTAAGATCATGGCCTCCGGCGGCGTGGCCTCGCCGACCGATCCGGTCGGCGCCTTCGGCTACTCCGAGGACGAGATCCGCGCCATCGTCGAGGAAGCGCGCGGGCGCCAGACTTATGTGCTCGCCCATGCCTACACCGCCGCCGCCATCGCGCGCGCGGTTCGCTGCGGCGTGCGCACCATCGAGCACGGCAATCTCGTGGATGAGCCGACCGCGCGCCTGATGGCCGAGAAGGGGGCCTATGTGGTTCCGACGCTCGTCACCTATGAGGCGCTGGCCAACGAGGGCGCGCAGTATGGCCTGCCGCCGGAGAGCGTCGCCAAGATCGCCGATGTCCGCGACGCCGGCCTGCGTTCGCTCGCGATCTATCGCGATGCCGGCGTGAAGATGGGGTTCGGCAGCGATTTGCTCGGGCCGTCCCAGCGCCTCCAGAGCGATGAATTCCGCATCCGCGCCGAGATTCTCGGCCCGCGCGCCGTCATCGCCAGCGCCACGGTGATTGGTGCCGAGGTGCTCGGCATGGAGGGCAAGCTCGGCCGGATCGCACCCGAGGCTCTCGCAGACCTGCTGGTGGTCGACGGCAATCCGCTGCGCGATGTCGCCTGCCTGCTCGGCCAGGGTGAGCACATTCCGCTGGTGCTGAAGGCCGGCAAGGTCCAGTTCGACAGGCTGAACGCGTAG